A window of the Cannabis sativa cultivar Pink pepper isolate KNU-18-1 chromosome X, ASM2916894v1, whole genome shotgun sequence genome harbors these coding sequences:
- the LOC115702984 gene encoding triacylglycerol lipase 1, producing MVAVIFILSALIYVCSAETYTSNRLSPDQNLCALIIRPAGYACSEHTILTDDGYLLALQRVSSSKIGNLRQNPRPPVLLQHGLFMGGDAWFLNSPEESLGFILADRGFDVWVGNVRGTRWSHGHVSLSLKDKDFWDWSWQELALHDFAAMLRYIKAVTSTKIFVVGHSQGTIMSLAAFTQPNIAEMVEAAALLSPISYLEHINSKFVLRMVNMHLDQMILAMGIHQVNFRSDWGVNLVDSICDGHLDCNDLLTSITGKNCCFNNSRVDFYLEYEPHPSSAKNIRHLFQMIRKGTFSKYDYGVVKNLMQYGQLKPPVFNLGNIPESLPLWMAYGGDDALADLTDVKHTLKELQSTPELLYLENYGHIDFIISVHAKEDIYNHMISFFNSREKSSSLK from the exons ATGGTCGCCGTTATCTTCATTCTCTCTGCCCTAATTTATGTCTGCTCCGCTGAAACTTACACCTCTAATCGCCTCTCACCTGACCAAAATCTCTGTGCGCTGATCATTCGTCCTGCTGGTTATGCTTGCTCCGAACACACG ATTTTGACTGATGATGGTTACTTATTGGCTCTACAACGGGTGTCATCGTCCAAAATTGGGAATTTAAGACAAAATCCACGTCCTCCGGTTTTGCTTCAGCATGGACTCTTTATG GGAGGAGATGCGTGGTTTTTAAATTCTCCAGAAGAATCATTGGGTTTCATCCTTGCAGACCGTGGTTTTGATGTTTGGGTGGGAAATGTGCGTGGAACACGTTGGAGCCATGGTCATGTATCTTTATCACTTAAAGATAAG GATTTTTGGGATTGGAGTTGGCAGGAATTGGCTCTACATGATTTTGCAGCAATGCTTCGCTACATTAAAGCAGTAACCAGTACAAAAATATTTGTCGTTGGACATTCACAG GGGACAATAATGTCTTTGGCTGCTTTCACTCAGCCTAATATAGCAGAAATGGTTGAAGCTGCTGCTCTTCTATCTCCGATATCGTACTTGGAGCATATAAACTCCAAGTTTGTACTTAGAATGGTTAATATGCATCTAGATCAG ATGATTCTTGCCATGGGTATTCATCAAGTCAACTTCAGAAG TGATTGGGGTGTTAATCTTGTGGATTCCATATGTGATGGCCATTTGGATTGCAATGACCTGCTAACATCCATTACAG GCAAGAATTGCTGCTTTAACAACTCGCGTGTGGATTTCTATCTTGAGTATGAACCACACCCATCATCAGCAAAGAACATACGCCATCTCTTCCAAA TGATTCGAAAGGGTACTTTCTCCAAGTATGACTATGGAGTAGTAAAAAACCTGATGCAATATGGTCAATTGAAACCCCCTGTATTCAATCTTGGGAATATACCCGAGTCATTGCCGTTATGGATGGCCTACGGAGGAGATGATGCCTTAGCAGATTTGACCGATGTGAAGCACACGCTCAAGGAATTGCAGTCTACTCCAGAGTTGCTTTATCTTGAGAATTATGGTCATATTGACTTCATTATCAGCGTGCATGCAAAggaagatatttataatcatatgATTAGCTTCTTCAACTCTAGGGAAAAATCTAGTAGTTTAAAGTGA